From Propionispora vibrioides, one genomic window encodes:
- a CDS encoding (deoxy)nucleoside triphosphate pyrophosphohydrolase, with the protein MRHVTAAVLLKDGKCLIAKRRTGDALEHLWEFPGGKVEEGETPQKCLQREIREELQIEVAVGDFLTESIYDYGRGVIRLMAYIVTWQSGSLRPTVHDGLAWVDGNTITGYPFAPADIPIAEKVRELLSAGKS; encoded by the coding sequence ATGCGACATGTAACGGCTGCTGTTTTATTAAAGGACGGCAAGTGCCTAATCGCTAAACGGCGAACAGGCGACGCGCTGGAGCATCTGTGGGAATTTCCCGGTGGCAAGGTCGAAGAGGGGGAGACACCGCAGAAATGTCTGCAACGGGAAATCCGGGAGGAACTTCAAATCGAAGTCGCAGTGGGAGACTTTTTAACCGAAAGCATCTACGACTACGGTCGGGGCGTTATCCGGTTAATGGCCTATATCGTCACCTGGCAAAGCGGCAGCCTGAGGCCGACCGTTCATGACGGACTTGCCTGGGTTGACGGGAACACAATCACCGGTTATCCATTTGCCCCGGCCGATATTCCGATAGCGGAGAAGGTGAGAGAATTATTGTCCGCTGGGAAGAGTTGA
- a CDS encoding EamA family transporter, translating to MDYLWLVFSLLSAVTAALVAIFGKIGLQTVDANTATAVRSIVMAIFLMGVVVLQGSVKQIPVILADKRTLLFIVLSGIAGALSWLFYFLALKYGKVSQVAPIDKLSVVMATILAVMLLGENISLLNGIGVALIAAGAIVVALS from the coding sequence TTGGATTATTTATGGCTGGTATTTTCTTTGCTATCGGCTGTAACGGCAGCGCTGGTGGCTATTTTTGGCAAGATTGGCCTGCAGACAGTGGACGCCAACACGGCTACAGCCGTCCGGTCGATTGTCATGGCCATTTTTTTAATGGGAGTAGTGGTATTGCAGGGGAGTGTTAAGCAGATACCAGTTATTTTGGCCGATAAAAGGACGTTGTTATTTATTGTGCTTAGCGGGATAGCCGGGGCCCTGTCCTGGTTGTTTTATTTCCTGGCCCTTAAGTACGGTAAGGTATCACAGGTAGCGCCCATTGACAAGCTGAGTGTTGTGATGGCCACGATCCTGGCTGTCATGCTGCTGGGCGAAAACATCAGCCTGTTAAATGGCATCGGTGTCGCACTTATCGCCGCCGGAGCCATTGTGGTGGCTCTTTCCTAG
- the blaOXA gene encoding class D beta-lactamase: MKKSTIMTGLILLLSMLVGIVAAVSARQQEPKVIPLDVTAIKVDEFFPRQEGTFILKDMQTGKMFVYNPARANVRQSPCSTFKIMNSLIGLQTKVVQDEYDVKRWDGTDRGLAVWNRDHTLGSAMRYSVVWYYQAMARDIGAERMQYWLDQCSYGNRDISGGIDQFWLNSSLTISPLEQVEFLEQLYAGTLPFDKDVMKTVKRMMLLEEGDTYALYGKTGSSKDNLGWFVGFVNVKGRTYLYATQLDSPQGNKTGGAFAKKVTLDILKKYGLIDK, encoded by the coding sequence ATGAAAAAGAGTACGATTATGACAGGGCTGATTCTTTTGTTAAGTATGCTTGTGGGGATTGTGGCAGCGGTATCGGCACGGCAGCAGGAGCCTAAGGTGATTCCCTTGGATGTAACTGCCATCAAGGTGGACGAATTTTTCCCCCGCCAGGAAGGAACATTCATTTTAAAAGATATGCAAACCGGCAAGATGTTTGTCTACAATCCGGCCAGAGCGAATGTCCGGCAGTCGCCTTGCTCTACCTTTAAGATCATGAACTCGCTGATTGGGTTGCAGACCAAAGTGGTGCAGGACGAGTACGATGTGAAGCGCTGGGATGGCACCGACCGTGGGTTGGCGGTGTGGAACCGGGATCATACGCTGGGGTCGGCCATGCGCTATTCCGTAGTCTGGTATTATCAGGCTATGGCCCGTGATATTGGCGCCGAGCGGATGCAGTACTGGCTGGACCAATGCTCTTACGGCAACCGGGACATCAGCGGCGGCATTGACCAGTTCTGGCTAAACAGCTCGCTGACCATTTCACCGTTGGAACAGGTTGAGTTTCTGGAGCAATTGTATGCCGGAACCCTGCCTTTCGATAAAGATGTGATGAAGACGGTTAAACGGATGATGCTTTTAGAAGAGGGAGATACATATGCGCTGTACGGGAAAACCGGAAGCTCCAAAGACAATCTGGGCTGGTTTGTTGGGTTCGTCAATGTAAAGGGAAGGACCTATCTCTATGCTACTCAGCTTGACAGTCCGCAAGGAAATAAAACCGGCGGCGCTTTTGCCAAGAAGGTAACCCTGGATATTTTAAAAAAGTACGGCTTGATTGATAAATGA
- a CDS encoding FHA domain-containing protein: MQKQVWLVIERGEPFEIGTRLKLEPGEFCLGRSSEKQQVDISFSNFLISRCHCCIYHHKDGLEVCDTGSKHGTFLNEKRLLSHKKYPILSGDRISLSMGVAVFRIVQSALDEVTIDLTQPVTVSSDGAGVILDDRKRECRIEGQPIPLTEKEWLFLKLLYDHANTAVSYDRIKQAVWPERMNLEQNNAVEVGTDEINTLVYRMRRKLGMKDSCLKSVRAYGYMLEIK; encoded by the coding sequence ATGCAAAAACAGGTGTGGCTTGTTATCGAAAGGGGAGAACCGTTTGAAATAGGGACCCGCTTAAAATTGGAACCAGGCGAATTTTGTCTGGGCCGTTCCAGCGAGAAGCAGCAGGTCGATATCAGCTTTTCCAATTTCCTTATATCCCGCTGTCATTGTTGCATTTACCATCATAAGGATGGTCTGGAGGTTTGTGATACCGGCAGCAAGCACGGGACTTTTCTTAATGAGAAGCGCTTGCTCAGTCATAAGAAATATCCCATTCTTAGCGGTGATCGAATTTCTTTGTCGATGGGAGTGGCCGTGTTTCGGATTGTTCAGTCGGCGTTGGATGAAGTAACCATCGACTTGACACAGCCGGTGACAGTAAGCTCTGACGGAGCTGGTGTTATACTGGATGACAGGAAACGGGAATGCCGGATTGAAGGACAGCCCATTCCGCTGACCGAAAAAGAGTGGCTCTTTCTAAAGCTGCTTTATGACCATGCCAACACGGCGGTGTCTTATGACCGGATTAAACAGGCCGTCTGGCCGGAGCGGATGAACCTAGAGCAGAATAATGCGGTAGAAGTGGGGACAGACGAAATAAATACCCTGGTGTACCGAATGCGCCGGAAGCTGGGAATGAAGGATTCCTGTTTAAAATCAGTCCGTGCTTATGGCTATATGCTGGAAATAAAATGA
- the ileS gene encoding isoleucine--tRNA ligase — protein sequence MYKKVSPKNDFVEMEKSILNLWEEKQVIAKNFDMNEGKEYFTFYDGPPTANGTPHIGHVVTRVIKDLIPRYKVMKGYKVLRKAGWDTHGLPVELEVEKKLGISGKPEIEKYGVEAFIKQCKESVFTYATQWKEMSERVAYWIDMENPYVTYHNDYIESVWWSLKQLWDKDLLYKGHKIVPYCPRCGTALSSHEVAQGYKDVKDSSAYVKFRLKGENAAILVWTTTPWTLPSNVALAVNQKYDYVEVINQEEHLILAKELLSCLEGEYEVVREFKGEELLGKEYEPMFSFAKPEKKAYYVVHGDFVTLGDGTGIVHIAPAYGEDDNKIGQKYDLPLVNLVDAQGNFTEEVTPWQGLFVKKADEKIQAFLKETNTLYKAEKYLHSYPFCWRCDTPLLYYPRVSWFVRMSSLRDNLLANNDTINWYPDNVKKGRFGNFLENVIDWGLSRERYWGTPLPIWECDCGHRECIGSVAELKEKGRAVADDIDLHKPYIDQVQLECPQCGKDMQRVSEVIDCWYDSGSMPFAQYHYPFENKELFEQNFPAQFISEAVDQTRGWFYTLLAISTAVFDKSSFENCVVLGHVLDKHGLKMSKHKGNVLSPFTVLDHQGADALRWYFYTASAPWLPSRFYEDAVIEAQRKFLNTLWNVYSFYVLYAEIDQFDPAKYQGRQSSHVMDRWIISKLNTLIQRVDEYLDTYKITGAAELIEEFTDELSNWYVRRNRTRYWSMDMTEDKIDAYLTLHTVLKDLVVVAAPFVPFITEEIYQNLVAPILPGAPESVHLCLWPEYREELVDVKLEKEMELAYKICGLGRSARNLANIKNRQPLPKMLVSTSELPAYYVDIIKDELNIKEVMVNANMSDYVSYTIKPNSPVLGKLYGKLLPGIRKAITEANQMELALKVSAGQSISIEVEGTSIELNSENLLVTMNGLEGFAFAGEGELGVVLDTHISEELKTEGYAREMVSKLQNMRKDSLFEVVDKINIYMAGNELLKAVVEQYKDYIMSETLAEDIIFDADREYTEVNINGEKLKLAVERQ from the coding sequence ATGTATAAGAAAGTAAGTCCGAAAAATGATTTTGTGGAAATGGAAAAATCCATCCTGAATTTATGGGAAGAAAAACAAGTCATTGCCAAGAACTTTGACATGAATGAAGGCAAGGAGTATTTTACCTTTTATGACGGTCCGCCGACAGCTAACGGCACACCGCATATCGGTCATGTGGTAACCAGGGTTATCAAGGACCTGATTCCCCGCTATAAGGTCATGAAAGGTTACAAGGTGCTTCGCAAAGCCGGCTGGGACACTCACGGTTTGCCGGTGGAGCTTGAAGTGGAAAAGAAATTGGGAATTTCCGGCAAGCCGGAAATTGAAAAATATGGTGTGGAAGCTTTCATTAAGCAATGTAAGGAAAGCGTGTTTACTTATGCCACGCAATGGAAGGAAATGTCCGAGCGGGTAGCTTATTGGATTGACATGGAGAATCCCTATGTAACCTATCACAACGACTATATCGAATCGGTCTGGTGGTCGTTAAAGCAGCTTTGGGATAAAGACCTGCTCTACAAAGGCCATAAGATTGTTCCCTACTGCCCGCGCTGCGGCACGGCACTGTCCTCCCATGAAGTGGCCCAGGGTTACAAGGATGTAAAGGATAGCTCGGCCTATGTTAAATTCCGGCTGAAAGGTGAAAATGCCGCCATTCTCGTCTGGACGACGACGCCTTGGACGCTGCCCAGCAACGTGGCCCTGGCGGTCAATCAAAAATATGATTATGTGGAAGTCATCAACCAGGAAGAACACCTCATTCTGGCCAAGGAACTGCTAAGCTGCCTGGAAGGCGAATATGAAGTGGTGCGGGAATTCAAAGGCGAAGAGCTGTTGGGCAAGGAATACGAGCCCATGTTCAGCTTTGCCAAGCCGGAGAAGAAAGCCTATTATGTGGTGCACGGCGATTTTGTCACCCTCGGCGACGGCACCGGTATCGTGCATATTGCGCCGGCCTATGGGGAAGACGATAACAAGATCGGTCAGAAATATGACCTGCCCCTGGTGAACCTGGTGGATGCTCAGGGTAACTTTACCGAAGAGGTCACCCCCTGGCAGGGTCTGTTTGTCAAGAAGGCCGATGAGAAAATTCAGGCGTTCCTCAAAGAAACCAATACGCTGTATAAAGCGGAAAAATATCTTCACTCCTATCCGTTCTGCTGGCGCTGCGATACGCCGCTGCTCTACTATCCGCGGGTATCCTGGTTTGTCAGAATGTCATCCCTCCGGGACAATCTGCTGGCCAACAACGATACCATCAACTGGTATCCGGACAATGTAAAAAAAGGCCGGTTTGGCAACTTCCTGGAAAACGTCATCGACTGGGGTCTTAGCCGTGAACGCTACTGGGGCACGCCGCTGCCTATTTGGGAGTGCGACTGCGGCCACCGGGAATGCATCGGCAGTGTGGCCGAACTGAAAGAAAAAGGCCGGGCTGTAGCGGACGATATCGATCTGCATAAGCCGTACATTGATCAGGTACAGCTTGAGTGCCCGCAGTGCGGCAAGGATATGCAGCGCGTCAGCGAAGTCATCGACTGCTGGTATGACTCGGGTTCGATGCCGTTTGCTCAATACCACTATCCGTTTGAAAATAAAGAGCTGTTTGAACAAAACTTCCCGGCCCAGTTCATCTCTGAGGCAGTGGACCAGACCCGCGGCTGGTTCTATACCCTGCTGGCCATTTCAACTGCCGTATTTGATAAGAGCTCCTTTGAAAACTGCGTTGTTTTAGGCCACGTCCTGGATAAGCATGGCCTTAAGATGTCGAAGCATAAAGGCAATGTGTTGAGCCCGTTTACCGTGCTGGACCATCAGGGCGCTGATGCCTTGCGCTGGTACTTCTACACGGCCAGCGCTCCCTGGCTGCCCTCCCGTTTCTACGAGGACGCCGTAATCGAAGCGCAGCGCAAGTTCCTGAATACCCTGTGGAATGTGTATTCCTTCTATGTGCTGTATGCCGAAATCGATCAATTTGATCCGGCCAAGTACCAGGGACGGCAAAGCAGCCATGTCATGGACCGCTGGATTATTTCCAAGCTTAATACCCTGATTCAGCGGGTGGATGAATACCTGGATACTTATAAAATCACCGGGGCGGCCGAACTGATCGAGGAGTTTACCGATGAGCTGTCCAATTGGTATGTCCGCCGCAACCGGACCCGTTACTGGTCAATGGATATGACGGAGGACAAGATTGACGCCTACCTCACCTTGCATACCGTGCTGAAAGACCTGGTGGTCGTTGCGGCTCCGTTCGTGCCATTTATTACCGAAGAAATCTATCAGAACCTGGTGGCGCCCATTTTGCCTGGCGCACCGGAAAGCGTGCATTTGTGCCTATGGCCCGAATACCGGGAGGAACTGGTTGATGTCAAACTGGAAAAGGAAATGGAATTGGCCTACAAGATTTGCGGCCTGGGCCGCAGCGCCAGAAATCTGGCCAACATCAAAAACCGCCAGCCGCTGCCTAAGATGCTTGTCAGCACCAGCGAGCTCCCCGCCTATTATGTGGACATCATCAAGGATGAACTGAATATTAAAGAAGTCATGGTCAATGCCAATATGTCCGATTACGTAAGCTATACCATTAAGCCTAATTCACCGGTGCTAGGCAAGCTGTACGGCAAGCTGCTGCCGGGCATCCGGAAAGCGATCACCGAAGCTAACCAGATGGAACTGGCGCTTAAAGTTTCAGCCGGACAAAGCATTAGCATTGAAGTGGAGGGAACCTCCATCGAGCTGAACAGTGAAAACCTGCTGGTTACCATGAACGGTTTGGAAGGCTTCGCCTTTGCCGGCGAAGGTGAGCTGGGCGTCGTGCTGGATACCCATATTAGTGAAGAACTGAAAACCGAAGGCTATGCCCGGGAGATGGTCAGCAAGCTGCAGAATATGCGGAAAGACAGCCTATTTGAAGTGGTGGATAAGATCAACATTTATATGGCCGGCAATGAGCTATTAAAAGCCGTAGTCGAACAATATAAAGATTATATTATGAGCGAAACGCTGGCCGAGGACATCATTTTTGATGCCGACAGGGAATATACGGAAGTGAATATTAACGGTGAAAAGTTAAAGCTGGCGGTGGAGCGGCAGTAG
- a CDS encoding B3/B4 domain-containing protein, translating into MNFIVAPEVFALLPEVCFGVVVVKGVDNSSARQETEELLAASVRLASEKFQTGKVKEAAEILPYREAFQTLGINPNKYMSSIEAMSSRIAKQKDFPRISPLVDLVNAVSLKHLVPMGAHDLAAADGDIQVRLSRQGDSFIPFGSDTAEILADGELIYSAGSIVKTRRWIWRQSEQGCVTGATRDVFFPIDGFYGQNEQRVIAARDELAEWLERLFAVPVTVGMVDKTNPSLAI; encoded by the coding sequence TTGAATTTTATTGTAGCTCCAGAGGTTTTTGCGTTATTGCCGGAGGTTTGTTTTGGCGTGGTAGTGGTCAAAGGGGTGGACAATAGCAGTGCCAGGCAGGAAACGGAAGAATTGTTGGCAGCAAGTGTTCGGTTGGCCAGTGAGAAGTTTCAGACAGGCAAGGTAAAAGAGGCGGCGGAGATTCTGCCTTACCGGGAGGCCTTTCAGACCTTGGGCATAAACCCCAATAAATATATGAGTTCCATTGAAGCCATGAGCTCGCGAATTGCCAAACAGAAGGATTTCCCACGCATCAGTCCCCTTGTCGATTTGGTCAATGCCGTATCTTTAAAGCATCTGGTGCCGATGGGCGCCCACGATCTGGCAGCGGCGGACGGTGATATTCAGGTCCGGTTGTCCCGGCAGGGTGACAGCTTTATTCCCTTTGGCTCCGATACGGCGGAAATCCTGGCAGATGGCGAGCTAATTTACTCGGCCGGCAGCATTGTTAAAACAAGACGCTGGATTTGGCGGCAAAGCGAGCAAGGCTGTGTGACCGGTGCGACCCGGGACGTATTTTTCCCGATCGACGGATTTTACGGACAGAACGAACAACGGGTAATTGCGGCCAGGGATGAATTGGCTGAATGGCTGGAACGGTTATTTGCCGTCCCGGTGACGGTCGGCATGGTTGATAAAACCAATCCATCTTTGGCAATATAA
- a CDS encoding [Fe-Fe] hydrogenase large subunit C-terminal domain-containing protein, with protein MTTFRALYSRIRQEVSAQTESGWEGVGGDDFDKSQLNCLFSPEQYPVNPGIHECLQMAKAGALTISRDVLASLETLAAKPSFAYVLIAPSFLGQFHEQVTPGMLRNAFRHMGFDGMVEVAVFADILTIKEALEFDRNILSEKDFQLTSCCCPMWIAMIRKVYSELMPHVPATVSPMIAAGRTVKILHPGSVTIFIGPCVAKKSEAREPNLVGAIDHVLTYQETKELFDLLQIDLTSYVDSEKENSSRGGRIYARAGGVSEAVKSTVERLNPHRSITIKTRMADGVPNCRAMMNELMDGRVNANFFEGMGCNGGCVGGPKVLVDKEFAKTRVDEYGEKAVYQTPIENPYVIELLHRLGFDTPDSLLADNEFFTRKF; from the coding sequence ATGACAACTTTTCGAGCATTATACAGCAGAATACGGCAGGAAGTATCCGCTCAGACGGAAAGTGGCTGGGAGGGTGTAGGCGGCGACGATTTTGACAAAAGCCAGCTCAATTGCCTGTTCAGCCCGGAACAGTATCCGGTCAACCCGGGCATTCATGAATGTCTGCAAATGGCGAAAGCCGGTGCCTTGACTATTTCCCGTGATGTGCTGGCTTCACTGGAAACACTGGCGGCTAAGCCTAGCTTTGCCTATGTGTTGATTGCTCCTTCCTTTTTGGGCCAGTTTCATGAACAGGTGACACCGGGCATGCTGCGTAACGCCTTCCGGCACATGGGTTTTGACGGTATGGTGGAAGTGGCCGTGTTTGCCGATATCCTGACTATTAAGGAAGCGCTGGAGTTTGACCGGAATATTCTCAGCGAAAAGGACTTCCAGTTGACCAGTTGCTGCTGCCCCATGTGGATTGCTATGATCCGGAAGGTTTACAGCGAGTTGATGCCCCATGTGCCGGCCACGGTATCGCCGATGATTGCGGCGGGCCGGACAGTGAAAATCCTGCATCCCGGCTCGGTGACCATTTTCATCGGTCCCTGCGTTGCCAAAAAGAGCGAGGCCCGGGAACCTAACCTGGTGGGCGCTATCGATCATGTGCTGACGTATCAGGAGACTAAGGAATTGTTTGACTTGCTGCAAATTGATCTAACCTCCTATGTGGACAGCGAAAAGGAGAATTCCTCCCGGGGCGGCCGCATTTACGCGCGGGCCGGCGGGGTCAGTGAGGCGGTGAAAAGTACGGTGGAGCGGCTTAATCCCCACCGGAGCATCACCATCAAGACCAGAATGGCTGACGGAGTGCCGAACTGCCGGGCGATGATGAATGAACTGATGGACGGGCGGGTCAACGCTAATTTCTTCGAAGGCATGGGCTGTAACGGCGGCTGTGTCGGCGGGCCCAAGGTACTTGTCGACAAGGAATTTGCCAAAACAAGGGTGGATGAATATGGGGAAAAGGCTGTTTACCAAACGCCGATCGAAAATCCTTATGTGATTGAGCTGCTCCACCGGTTGGGCTTTGACACGCCGGACAGCCTGTTGGCGGATAACGAATTTTTCACCCGCAAGTTTTAA
- a CDS encoding methylglyoxal synthase, with protein sequence MSHLKMEKQKRIALIAHDNRKGELIAWASKNKEKLSRHFLCGTGTTASMISAETGLPVRGYQSGPLGGDQQIGACIVNNEVNLMVFFWDPLAAQPHDPDVKALLRLAVLYDVPVAMSQSAADFFLGSTCMEEEYERNVIDFVQARKKGF encoded by the coding sequence ATGAGCCATTTGAAAATGGAAAAGCAAAAGCGGATTGCGCTGATTGCCCATGACAATCGCAAAGGGGAACTGATTGCCTGGGCTTCGAAAAACAAAGAGAAGCTGAGCCGGCATTTCCTCTGTGGTACAGGCACTACGGCATCGATGATCTCGGCTGAAACAGGCCTGCCGGTCCGGGGTTACCAAAGCGGTCCGTTGGGAGGCGATCAGCAGATCGGCGCCTGTATTGTCAATAATGAGGTTAATCTGATGGTTTTTTTCTGGGACCCGCTGGCGGCGCAGCCCCACGACCCTGATGTCAAGGCGTTGCTAAGACTGGCTGTCCTGTATGATGTGCCTGTGGCGATGAGCCAGTCGGCGGCAGACTTTTTTTTAGGCTCAACCTGCATGGAAGAAGAATATGAGCGCAATGTGATTGATTTTGTTCAGGCCAGAAAAAAAGGATT